A window of Streptomyces sp. DG1A-41 contains these coding sequences:
- a CDS encoding STAS domain-containing protein, with amino-acid sequence MPLPQLTVNRHDRRTRALITLAGEIDLESAPLVRVSLERCLLDGIRAIDVDLTPVTFCDCSGLNAFLRAAQETTVAGGTLRLHHPPTTLVRILDLTDCGFLLVGLPFDHLPPPLGDTPAPPLPAPPHRSAPLAPVLPGDVR; translated from the coding sequence AACCGCCATGACCGACGTACACGGGCGCTGATCACCCTGGCCGGGGAGATCGACCTCGAATCCGCGCCGTTGGTGCGCGTGTCCCTGGAGCGGTGCCTGCTGGACGGTATCCGCGCCATCGACGTCGACCTCACCCCCGTCACCTTCTGCGACTGCAGCGGACTCAACGCATTCCTCCGCGCTGCGCAAGAGACCACCGTGGCCGGCGGGACCCTGCGACTGCACCATCCGCCGACGACGCTGGTTCGGATTCTCGACCTCACCGACTGCGGGTTCCTGCTCGTCGGCCTTCCGTTCGACCACCTGCCCCCTCCTCTCGGCGACACCCCGGCCCCGCCCCTTCCGGCCCCGCCACATCGGTCCGCCCCGCTCGCGCCTGTTCTCCCGGGCGATGTGCGATGA